The following coding sequences lie in one Heteronotia binoei isolate CCM8104 ecotype False Entrance Well chromosome 6, APGP_CSIRO_Hbin_v1, whole genome shotgun sequence genomic window:
- the NPPC gene encoding C-type natriuretic peptide yields MYVSQVVTCGLFLALLALGLEAKPAPQHLQKGPPGSAAALGRELAELLEASSGPARGGGGGGGTKAQQQAQQRGKGSSSRLMRDLRTDTKQARAGWARLMHPEHHAGGGGGGGGGGGGSRRLKGLSKKGLSKGCFGLKLDRIGTMSGLGC; encoded by the exons ATGTACGTCTCTCAAGTGGTGACTTGCGGCCTCTTCCTCGCCCTCTTGGCTCTAGGGCTGGAGGCGAAGCCGGCTCCCCAGCACCTGCAGAAG GGTCCTCCGGGGAGCGCGGCGGCGCTGGGGCGCGAACTGGCCGAGCTGCTGGAAGCGTCGTCGGGGCCGGcgcggggcggcggcggcggcggaggcaCCAAAGCGCAACAGCAGGCGCAGCAGCGGGGCAAAGGTTCGTCGTCGCGGCTGATGCGCGACTTGCGCACCGACACCAAGCAAGCCCGGGCGGGCTGGGCGCGGCTCATGCACCCCGAGCACCAcgccggaggcggcggcggcggaggaggcggcggcggaggctCCCGGCGCCTGAAGGGCCTCTCCAAAAAGGGCCTCTCCAAGGGCTGCTTCGGCCTCAAACTCGACCGCATTGGCACCATGAGCGGCCTGGGCTGCTGA